From the Laspinema palackyanum D2c genome, one window contains:
- a CDS encoding ATP-binding protein has translation METQTLPLVRLKRSLSFLETWGFGLSGLLLWLGPAPAMNAALGVQAIFVWIPAAIIGILLNLQVQHLGMRWPDMSGGTPNYAARLLAKYPIAARYGAVGYWLGWVSVPPMNAIILSDLVLANLNPVGISVPENLLRLGFTVIPYIVAFSGTRTLGILHLCFIIPAIGFLITFGLQGLGWLTFAPASPGILPSDWGQFNWVEWAKWFFVAVYAAYGCENASSFVADSRHPRSTLKTLSFAAVLLPIVYVGGSWILMRLASDPSLGNNTFLHLVAGAKPFWGSAASTLVTFLLSAGCLLSSTTAIANAPRVLYQLALDGYMAPVFGVVSSRGVFGPGLLFTFILSLIYLLWGDVSHVVMVAGTGYLSSMMAVHLSLWLNRDRPEVKWPRLSLLFLIVESLVMVVGGFAWGWNHWLMGLLLPPTILVVDGLIRRRSVPLFRAEWWFALYRRRRSGQFQNFDVLQVGVLLFLICGALTVGWVVRTVVEGSGLAAASELYVLLLLSIALVGVAIACWTTLPQIASIVEAQEATEHLFNVALDPIMVIDEHGAIARANPAACALFGVSAQALAGVKMAQLLPGLRDAPQFWHTRCEQIVNPRAIAFAQEQFSAESFAQKTVEVSLSSRTNWDQIEYIVILRDITPRKQAEAELKAAFTRQEELTATATRQAQELETALSELKQTQSQLIQTEKMSSLGQLVAGVAHEINNPVNFIYGNLTYINEYATDLLALIRLYQASYPESNSEVEEFSEQMDLAFLAEDLPKMIASMKLGAERIRQIVLTLRNFSRIDESDMKAVNIHEGIDSTLLILQNRLKPKAQCPRIEIIQEYSELPEVECFASQLNQVFMNIISNAIDALHEGFQGATMTPDGGNVLGPRITIRTAALDSHWVRITIADNGTGIPESIRHRLFDPFFTTKGVGEGTGLGLSICYQIVVEKHGGRLYCASELGEGAQFIIEIPVRTVRKPAQPEVGSASN, from the coding sequence ATGGAAACCCAAACATTGCCATTGGTTCGACTCAAACGCAGCTTAAGTTTTCTAGAAACTTGGGGTTTTGGCTTAAGCGGACTCTTATTATGGCTGGGACCCGCACCGGCGATGAATGCCGCTTTGGGAGTGCAAGCCATTTTTGTCTGGATTCCTGCCGCAATTATTGGCATCTTACTCAACCTCCAAGTCCAACATTTGGGGATGCGTTGGCCCGATATGTCCGGTGGAACCCCCAATTATGCAGCCAGACTACTGGCAAAATATCCGATCGCAGCCCGTTATGGGGCAGTCGGTTATTGGCTGGGATGGGTTTCCGTACCGCCCATGAATGCCATCATCCTCTCGGACTTAGTGCTTGCCAATTTAAACCCGGTGGGTATTTCCGTGCCAGAAAATCTCTTGCGGCTCGGATTTACCGTCATCCCCTATATTGTCGCATTTAGTGGCACCCGAACCTTAGGCATTTTGCACCTGTGTTTTATCATCCCGGCGATCGGGTTTTTGATCACCTTTGGCTTGCAAGGTTTGGGTTGGCTCACCTTTGCGCCAGCCAGTCCCGGCATTTTACCCAGCGATTGGGGTCAGTTTAACTGGGTCGAATGGGCAAAGTGGTTTTTTGTTGCCGTTTATGCCGCCTATGGCTGTGAAAATGCCTCTTCTTTTGTTGCAGATAGTCGGCATCCGAGAAGCACCCTTAAAACCTTATCTTTTGCGGCTGTTTTATTGCCCATTGTCTATGTGGGTGGCTCATGGATTTTGATGCGTTTAGCCAGTGACCCAAGTTTAGGGAATAATACATTTTTGCATTTAGTAGCAGGTGCTAAACCCTTTTGGGGATCAGCAGCTTCGACATTGGTGACGTTCCTCCTCTCGGCAGGATGTTTGCTCAGTTCAACTACCGCCATTGCTAACGCCCCAAGGGTTTTGTATCAGTTAGCCCTTGACGGGTATATGGCCCCCGTATTTGGGGTCGTGTCATCTCGGGGGGTGTTTGGACCGGGGTTATTGTTCACTTTTATCTTGAGTTTGATTTACCTGCTGTGGGGGGATGTCTCCCATGTGGTGATGGTGGCGGGTACGGGATATCTCTCCTCGATGATGGCGGTGCATTTGAGTTTATGGCTCAATCGCGATCGCCCGGAGGTCAAATGGCCCCGTTTGTCTTTGCTTTTCCTGATCGTTGAAAGTTTAGTGATGGTAGTTGGAGGGTTCGCCTGGGGGTGGAACCATTGGCTGATGGGATTATTGCTCCCTCCCACGATTCTCGTGGTTGATGGGTTAATCCGACGCCGTTCTGTTCCCTTATTTCGGGCTGAGTGGTGGTTTGCGCTCTATCGCCGTCGCCGTTCAGGACAGTTCCAAAATTTTGATGTTTTACAAGTCGGTGTTTTACTGTTTTTAATCTGTGGGGCGTTAACGGTTGGCTGGGTGGTCCGGACAGTGGTTGAAGGGAGTGGTTTAGCAGCCGCCAGTGAGCTTTATGTCTTGTTGTTACTCAGTATTGCATTGGTCGGCGTGGCGATCGCCTGTTGGACGACTTTGCCCCAAATTGCCTCAATTGTGGAAGCCCAAGAAGCCACGGAACACTTATTTAACGTTGCCCTCGATCCGATTATGGTGATTGATGAGCACGGGGCGATCGCCCGGGCAAATCCTGCCGCTTGTGCCCTATTTGGGGTCTCGGCTCAAGCCTTAGCCGGGGTGAAAATGGCCCAACTCTTACCCGGACTCAGGGACGCTCCCCAGTTTTGGCATACCCGTTGTGAGCAGATTGTCAACCCCAGGGCGATCGCCTTTGCACAGGAGCAATTTTCAGCCGAATCATTCGCTCAAAAAACGGTGGAAGTCTCCCTTTCTTCTCGGACTAATTGGGATCAAATCGAGTATATCGTGATTTTACGAGATATCACCCCGCGTAAACAGGCCGAAGCGGAATTAAAAGCCGCATTTACCCGACAAGAAGAACTCACTGCCACGGCTACTCGGCAAGCGCAGGAACTGGAAACCGCTTTATCTGAACTCAAACAAACCCAATCCCAACTGATTCAAACTGAAAAAATGTCTAGTCTGGGGCAATTGGTGGCTGGGGTAGCTCATGAAATTAATAATCCAGTCAACTTTATCTATGGCAATTTAACCTATATTAACGAATATGCCACGGATCTATTGGCATTAATTCGTCTTTATCAAGCCTCGTATCCTGAGTCAAATTCCGAGGTTGAGGAATTTAGTGAACAGATGGACCTCGCTTTTTTGGCGGAAGATTTGCCCAAGATGATTGCTTCGATGAAACTCGGGGCCGAACGGATTCGGCAGATTGTTTTAACCTTGAGAAATTTCTCTCGGATTGATGAATCAGATATGAAAGCGGTTAACATTCATGAGGGGATTGACAGTACCTTATTAATTTTGCAAAACCGGCTCAAGCCTAAAGCCCAATGTCCGCGCATTGAAATTATCCAAGAGTATAGTGAGTTACCCGAAGTTGAATGTTTCGCCAGTCAGCTAAATCAGGTGTTCATGAATATTATCAGTAATGCGATCGATGCGCTCCATGAGGGGTTTCAAGGCGCTACAATGACCCCTGATGGGGGAAATGTCCTGGGCCCGAGGATTACCATTCGCACCGCTGCCTTAGATTCGCACTGGGTGAGAATTACGATCGCCGATAATGGGACCGGAATCCCAGAAAGCATCCGTCACCGTCTGTTTGATCCCTTTTTTACCACCAAAGGTGTTGGAGAAGGAACGGGTTTAGGATTGTCGATTTGTTATCAAATTGTTGTAGAAAAACACGGTGGGCGGTTGTATTGTGCTTCGGAACTGGGAGAAGGGGCACAATTCATCATTGAAATCCCCGTCAGAACTGTGAGAAAACCGGCCCAACCGGAAGTGGGCAGCGCCAGCAATTAA